From Paenibacillus graminis:
GCCGCATTGGTGAACAAGGTCTTGGCATCCTGGTTCTGCGTTTCCATTGCAAATTGCTCCAGGCTGGCCTGAGCGCTCTTCAAAGAAGAGACACAGGTTTTTACTTGTGAGGCTACGGTCATTTTCTTACTCCTCCTTCGAATGATGGTTCGTTAACGCGATATAGTATCTGTTGGAACCAAGAATTGTATACTCCACTGGTCAGCCAGTAAAAAATTTCATGGTTAATCCCGCACCTTCTGGCAAATAATGAAGGGCGACAGACATGAATCCAGGATAATCGGGAGGTTATAACAATGCCGGAATGGCTAGAGGTGATTTGGCGCACCGTATTTGCGGTGGTTGTGCTCTTCTTTTTGACGAAGCTGCTTGGTAAAAGACAGGTCTCACAGCTCTCGTTCTTTGAATACATTACAGGGATCACTGTGGGCAGTCTTGCTGCATATATTTCATTGGATACCGACAAAACGTGGCATCTGGGAGTCATCGCGCTGATTGTCTGGATTGCCTTCTCTCTGGGAATCGAGTATCTGCAAGTGAAGAGTAAAAAGGCGAGA
This genomic window contains:
- a CDS encoding DUF1657 domain-containing protein; the protein is MTVASQVKTCVSSLKSAQASLEQFAMETQNQDAKTLFTNAAQQTQQIVDQVESRVTELEKEEPQYKGF